A single Bacteroidales bacterium DNA region contains:
- a CDS encoding nicotinate-nucleotide adenylyltransferase has translation MEIGFFGGSFNPIHIGHLVIAEYICNNTNIDELWISVTPKNPLKADSDLLDEKHRIEMVERAIEHFDKIKYCDIELSLPIPSYTANTLRELCKCYPEHNFSLIIGADNWVIFNKWREYDFILENFKIIIYPRPGYDIDKDSLPNGVTLCNTPEIGISSTMIRDSFKCGKPMLSYTTKEVSDYIVEKNLFI, from the coding sequence ATGGAGATTGGTTTCTTTGGTGGCTCGTTTAATCCTATCCATATAGGCCATTTGGTTATTGCTGAATATATTTGTAATAACACAAACATTGACGAATTGTGGATTAGTGTTACGCCTAAAAATCCTTTGAAAGCAGACTCCGACCTATTGGATGAAAAACACCGTATTGAGATGGTGGAGCGCGCAATAGAGCATTTTGACAAGATTAAATATTGCGACATTGAATTGTCATTACCTATCCCCTCTTACACCGCCAATACTTTAAGAGAGTTATGCAAGTGTTATCCGGAACATAACTTTTCGTTGATTATTGGGGCAGATAATTGGGTTATTTTTAATAAATGGAGAGAGTATGACTTTATTCTCGAAAATTTTAAAATTATAATTTATCCGCGACCGGGATATGATATTGACAAAGATAGTCTGCCAAATGGGGTTACTCTATGTAATACTCCTGAGATAGGTATCTCTTCAACAATGATAAGAGATAGTTTTAAGTGCGGGAAGCCTATGTTATCGTACACAACTAAGGAGGTTAGTGATTATATTGTTGAGAAGAATTTATTTATTTGA
- a CDS encoding DUF5063 domain-containing protein — MDEYVYGKNSVEFVTVCVEYCALVEGANQNERVDFINKASKILPLLYIKASLITPEECFVDYPERFVSEDMYNGVRGGIEQLLGHNDTYLEVFMEGMQYSDTPITAFISEDLADIWQPIRDFLEIYRLGNEDNSRVALSDCLEAFREYWGQKLVNVLRPLHLLLYNSNEDMDSEEFGMDYNNDEYDNEY; from the coding sequence ATGGATGAATATGTTTATGGCAAAAACAGTGTAGAATTTGTTACTGTTTGCGTTGAATATTGTGCCTTAGTTGAGGGTGCAAACCAAAATGAGAGAGTTGATTTTATTAATAAGGCTTCAAAGATTTTACCTTTACTATATATTAAAGCTTCTCTTATTACTCCCGAAGAGTGTTTTGTTGATTACCCCGAACGCTTTGTCAGCGAAGATATGTATAATGGTGTCAGAGGTGGTATTGAACAGTTACTCGGGCATAACGATACATACTTAGAGGTATTTATGGAGGGTATGCAATATAGTGATACCCCTATTACCGCATTTATCTCGGAAGATTTAGCTGACATTTGGCAACCTATCAGAGACTTCCTAGAGATATATCGTTTGGGTAATGAGGATAACTCAAGGGTTGCACTAAGCGATTGTTTAGAGGCTTTTAGAGAGTACTGGGGGCAAAAATTGGTTAATGTACTACGCCCTTTACACTTACTACTATATAACTCTAATGAGGATATGGATAGTGAAGAGTTTGGTATGGACTACAATAACGATGAGTACGATAATGAGTATTGA
- the gmk gene encoding guanylate kinase, translating to MKRGKLIIFSAPSGSGKSTIINYLLECNLDLAFSISATSRLPRGSEKNGVEYYFLTPDEFRTKIANGDFIEYEEVYKDNFYGTLKSEVERIREEGKNVVFDVDVVGGVNIKSIFGDEALSMFIMPPSVEELRKRLIGRNTDSIETIEKRLDKAEYEMSFAEKFDKIVINDDLESAKSEALSIIKEFIEK from the coding sequence ATGAAAAGAGGTAAACTAATTATATTTTCTGCTCCTTCAGGCTCAGGAAAATCTACTATAATAAACTATTTATTGGAATGCAATTTAGACTTGGCATTCTCAATTTCTGCTACTTCTCGCCTACCTCGTGGTAGTGAAAAGAATGGTGTTGAATACTATTTTTTGACTCCCGATGAGTTTAGAACAAAAATTGCAAACGGAGACTTTATTGAGTACGAAGAGGTATACAAAGATAACTTTTATGGTACTCTTAAAAGCGAAGTTGAACGAATTAGAGAGGAGGGCAAAAATGTTGTTTTTGATGTTGATGTTGTTGGAGGAGTTAATATTAAATCCATTTTTGGGGATGAAGCCCTTTCAATGTTTATAATGCCTCCAAGTGTTGAGGAACTTAGAAAAAGACTTATTGGCAGAAACACTGACTCAATAGAGACAATTGAGAAGCGTTTGGACAAGGCTGAGTATGAGATGAGTTTTGCAGAGAAGTTTGACAAGATTGTCATCAACGATGATTTGGAGAGCGCTAAAAGCGAAGCACTAAGTATAATTAAAGAGTTTATTGAAAAGTAA